Proteins encoded in a region of the Bombiscardovia apis genome:
- a CDS encoding penicillin-binding protein 2, with the protein MVVGIILSLVAFVALGKLAWIQLLDGQSTAEAAAKSRTVPRTLRAQRGKIVDTNGMVLAQSLERYTIAGSPKAAADFIPIKCTTQTKDYCHAIDGKPVGASGPAAVARLLAPVLGMNQMELGAQLTGTGSYVVLKKEVTPQVKRAIDKLNLAGVISAELSNQRSYPHGDLMGSLIGGVDTDGKGVAGIEYMENGLLTGKNGYEVYQQGRQGQQIPGTETKSKQPVNGKDVSLTIDGDVQWYVQKALADGKAKYQAGWAIAIVQEVGTGRLVAIADTENRPAGSAEAKMNPPLVVTQTFEPGSIGKTITLAGMLQEGVRSMDDKFTVPDHIKVDGQEYHDATHHSDEHWTMAGILQNSSNVGMVMASDKYSDQKRYDYLTKFGIGQPSGLGLQGESRGLLTTPQTWDRRTRNTVLFGQGYATNAIQLTNAVATIANNGVRNQQSLIKNVSDLNDKSDPEATGKPTRVVDEHVASQVMNGMESVAEKFKSVASVNGYRVASKTGTAEVAGQNGALTSIISDWVGVIPADNPRFVVTVVMKDPQGTYGGLTAGPVFAQIGEFLMQKYEVPPSVPRTDAIPVEW; encoded by the coding sequence ATTGTGGTGGGTATCATCCTTTCTCTAGTTGCTTTCGTGGCTTTGGGTAAGCTGGCTTGGATTCAGCTGCTCGACGGGCAGTCTACCGCGGAGGCAGCCGCTAAGAGCCGTACGGTACCTCGAACCTTGCGTGCCCAGCGTGGGAAGATCGTAGATACCAATGGTATGGTTCTGGCGCAAAGCCTTGAGCGATATACGATTGCGGGCTCTCCTAAAGCAGCGGCTGACTTTATTCCCATCAAGTGCACCACCCAAACTAAGGATTACTGTCATGCTATCGATGGCAAGCCGGTGGGCGCGAGTGGGCCGGCGGCAGTAGCACGCTTGCTAGCTCCCGTATTGGGTATGAACCAGATGGAGCTGGGCGCGCAACTCACTGGCACGGGCTCATACGTGGTCTTGAAAAAAGAGGTCACTCCTCAGGTCAAGCGGGCTATAGACAAACTTAACCTGGCGGGCGTCATCTCAGCTGAGTTGAGCAACCAGCGCTCTTATCCCCACGGCGATTTGATGGGTTCGCTGATTGGTGGTGTCGATACTGACGGCAAGGGTGTGGCAGGCATAGAATATATGGAAAACGGCCTCTTGACTGGTAAAAATGGCTACGAGGTGTACCAGCAAGGTCGACAGGGCCAGCAGATTCCGGGCACTGAAACTAAATCGAAGCAGCCGGTGAATGGTAAAGATGTGAGCCTGACTATTGACGGCGACGTGCAGTGGTATGTGCAGAAGGCGTTGGCAGATGGCAAAGCCAAATATCAAGCTGGCTGGGCAATAGCAATTGTTCAAGAGGTGGGCACTGGTCGGCTAGTAGCGATTGCGGATACTGAGAACCGGCCCGCGGGAAGTGCCGAGGCGAAGATGAATCCGCCGCTAGTAGTGACGCAGACTTTCGAGCCTGGCTCGATTGGCAAGACGATTACGCTCGCCGGCATGCTGCAAGAGGGTGTGCGCTCTATGGACGACAAGTTTACCGTACCTGACCATATTAAAGTCGACGGACAGGAATACCACGATGCTACTCACCACTCCGACGAGCATTGGACCATGGCTGGTATTTTGCAAAACTCTTCAAACGTAGGCATGGTAATGGCTTCCGATAAGTATTCGGACCAAAAGCGTTACGATTATTTGACCAAATTCGGTATTGGACAGCCTTCGGGCTTGGGCTTGCAGGGAGAATCGCGCGGCCTGCTGACCACTCCGCAGACATGGGACCGCCGTACGCGCAATACCGTACTATTTGGCCAGGGCTACGCTACCAACGCGATTCAACTGACTAACGCTGTTGCCACCATTGCTAATAATGGCGTGCGCAACCAGCAGAGTTTGATTAAAAATGTGAGCGATTTGAACGACAAGTCAGATCCGGAAGCAACTGGGAAGCCCACTCGCGTAGTCGACGAACATGTGGCCTCGCAGGTGATGAACGGTATGGAATCGGTGGCGGAAAAGTTCAAGAGTGTGGCATCGGTCAACGGTTACCGGGTGGCTTCTAAAACTGGTACCGCAGAGGTGGCAGGCCAAAACGGCGCGCTGACCTCGATTATCAGCGATTGGGTGGGTGTGATTCCTGCCGACAATCCGCGTTTTGTGGTCACCGTGGTGATGAAAGATCCCCAGGGCACCTATGGTGGTCTCACTGCCGGCCCTGTGTTCGCCCAAATTGGTGAATTCCTTATGCAGAAATACGAGGTACCGCCATCTGTGCCTCGTACAGATGCTATTCCTGTTGAATGGTGA
- a CDS encoding UDP-N-acetylmuramoyl-tripeptide--D-alanyl-D-alanine ligase, whose amino-acid sequence MMPMSLGEVAQATGGHLLAEPEASGSASGSSLQVTSVATDTGQVQAGTLFVAIAGERVDGHDFLTVAAEAGACAALVAHPVEGVSLPQIVVDDTVAALGRLAAHNLERRRELSTPFTVIGITGSVGKTTTKDLLAALLRELGPTVAPVGSFNNEIGLPLTALGVGESTRYLIAEMGASRVGDIAYLTSIVPLDIAIELKVGVAHLGVFGSVERIAQAKSELVQGLRPQGVSVLNADDERVAAMAKLAPGRVLWFGLGQVQGAVKQDELDMGAANICTDSLDHPHFTLQARGEQPLEMELGLSGIHNVINALAAASVAHELGLPTERIGQVLAQQGHISPHRMALSQVEREGSSFTLIDDSFNANPDSMRAGLHALSTWGADEQTQPASKPYRIAVLGGMLELGEQTLDMHRTIGEYCARLGLDALIAVGGSGNDLSAMAGAMVEGASAYSAEQEQAQSTLVVYKAVDTQEADQIVIELTGQHPGSVVLLKGSHSSGLSDLAERWQGERLGVAR is encoded by the coding sequence ATGATGCCTATGAGCTTGGGCGAGGTGGCGCAGGCCACTGGTGGCCATCTGCTGGCAGAGCCAGAGGCTTCCGGTAGTGCTAGTGGCTCGTCGTTGCAAGTGACCAGCGTGGCTACTGACACCGGTCAGGTGCAGGCTGGCACGCTCTTCGTGGCGATTGCTGGCGAGCGTGTAGACGGTCATGACTTCTTGACTGTGGCTGCTGAGGCTGGAGCGTGCGCAGCTTTGGTTGCTCACCCGGTTGAGGGCGTTAGCTTACCTCAAATTGTGGTCGACGACACCGTTGCAGCCCTGGGCCGCTTGGCTGCCCACAACTTGGAACGCCGCCGCGAGCTGTCTACTCCCTTCACTGTTATTGGCATCACTGGCTCGGTAGGTAAAACGACTACTAAGGACTTGCTTGCAGCCCTACTGCGTGAGTTGGGCCCCACTGTGGCACCCGTTGGATCCTTTAATAACGAAATCGGCTTGCCGCTTACAGCCCTTGGAGTGGGGGAGTCCACCCGATATTTGATTGCGGAGATGGGCGCTAGCCGGGTGGGCGATATTGCTTATTTGACTTCTATTGTGCCTCTCGATATTGCGATAGAACTCAAGGTTGGTGTAGCGCACTTGGGCGTTTTCGGCTCGGTGGAGCGCATTGCACAGGCCAAGAGCGAGCTGGTGCAGGGTTTGCGTCCCCAGGGCGTGAGCGTGCTCAATGCCGATGACGAGCGCGTGGCAGCTATGGCCAAGTTGGCTCCCGGCCGAGTCTTGTGGTTTGGCCTAGGGCAGGTGCAGGGCGCGGTCAAACAAGATGAGCTCGACATGGGGGCCGCGAATATTTGCACCGATTCGCTTGACCATCCCCACTTTACGCTCCAGGCGCGAGGCGAGCAGCCCCTAGAGATGGAATTGGGACTCAGTGGCATTCACAACGTTATAAACGCTCTGGCAGCTGCAAGCGTGGCCCACGAGCTGGGACTGCCAACCGAGCGCATAGGACAGGTGCTTGCCCAGCAAGGTCACATCAGTCCGCACCGGATGGCCCTGAGCCAGGTCGAGCGCGAGGGCAGCAGCTTTACGCTGATTGATGATTCCTTCAATGCCAATCCTGACTCCATGCGCGCCGGGCTCCACGCGCTGTCGACTTGGGGCGCGGACGAGCAGACTCAGCCTGCTAGCAAGCCCTACCGTATAGCCGTTTTGGGAGGCATGCTTGAGCTGGGCGAGCAGACGCTCGACATGCATCGTACCATCGGCGAGTATTGCGCCCGGCTCGGCCTAGATGCTCTCATAGCAGTCGGCGGCAGCGGCAACGATCTTTCAGCCATGGCTGGCGCTATGGTAGAGGGGGCAAGTGCGTATAGCGCGGAGCAGGAGCAAGCTCAGTCGACCTTGGTAGTGTACAAGGCCGTAGACACGCAGGAAGCCGACCAGATAGTCATCGAACTGACTGGCCAGCATCCGGGCAGTGTCGTCTTACTCAAGGGCTCCCATAGTTCCGGGCTGAGTGACTTGGCCGAGCGTTGGCAGGGCGAAAGATTGGGAGTAGCAAGGTGA
- the mraY gene encoding phospho-N-acetylmuramoyl-pentapeptide-transferase — MISLIIGIVISLVVTFAGTPALVHLLHRRHYGQYIRQDGPKSHQVKRGTPTMGGLIINLAIVLGWAGSALYRYISKGDVPSQSAMLVLFAMLSMGMLGFIDDFIKVRKKQNLGLSVAGKFIGQFILATIYAVLALLLPTKTGFPSAQPGISFVECPIISFTFAGRAVAIILFVLWVNFLITAWSNAVNLTDGLDGLASGSSMIAFTGYAIIAFWESYHLKGAGHAGHSYAVSDPLDLTIIACCAAVACFGFLWYNTNPASIFMGDTGSLALGGLFAALSVATHTELLAVILGGLFVMEAASDVIQVGFFKLTHKRVFKMAPIHHHFELLGWQESKVVVRFWMIELIYVLIALVLFYADWLARSGLAL; from the coding sequence GTGATTTCCCTCATCATAGGCATCGTCATCTCACTGGTGGTTACCTTCGCGGGTACGCCAGCTTTGGTGCACCTACTCCACCGTAGGCACTACGGCCAGTACATTCGCCAAGACGGTCCTAAGTCTCACCAAGTTAAGCGCGGCACCCCTACTATGGGCGGCCTCATTATTAACCTAGCTATAGTCCTAGGCTGGGCAGGTTCGGCGCTCTACCGCTATATTTCTAAGGGAGATGTACCCTCTCAGTCGGCCATGCTGGTCCTCTTCGCTATGCTCTCCATGGGCATGCTCGGTTTTATCGACGACTTTATTAAGGTGCGTAAAAAGCAGAACTTGGGCCTCTCCGTTGCTGGCAAGTTCATAGGCCAGTTCATCTTGGCTACCATATACGCCGTGCTCGCCTTACTCCTGCCTACCAAAACGGGTTTCCCTAGCGCTCAGCCGGGCATCTCCTTCGTGGAGTGCCCCATTATCTCCTTCACCTTTGCGGGCAGAGCTGTGGCGATTATTCTCTTCGTCTTGTGGGTCAACTTCCTCATTACCGCTTGGAGTAACGCAGTCAACCTCACCGACGGCCTCGACGGTTTAGCTTCCGGCTCCTCTATGATTGCCTTCACCGGATATGCGATTATCGCATTTTGGGAGTCCTACCACCTCAAGGGCGCTGGCCATGCTGGCCACTCTTACGCAGTTTCGGATCCGCTTGATTTAACGATTATCGCCTGCTGCGCTGCCGTGGCCTGCTTCGGCTTCCTGTGGTACAACACCAATCCGGCCTCTATCTTTATGGGAGATACGGGCTCTCTGGCTTTGGGCGGACTCTTCGCAGCGCTTTCAGTGGCCACTCATACCGAGCTGCTAGCCGTTATCTTGGGCGGTCTCTTCGTGATGGAAGCAGCCTCAGACGTGATTCAGGTGGGCTTCTTCAAACTCACCCACAAGCGCGTCTTTAAGATGGCCCCCATCCACCATCACTTCGAGCTCTTGGGCTGGCAGGAATCCAAGGTAGTAGTGCGCTTTTGGATGATTGAACTTATTTACGTATTGATTGCTCTCGTGCTCTTCTATGCGGATTGGCTGGCTCGTTCGGGCTTGGCGCTCTAG
- the murD gene encoding UDP-N-acetylmuramoyl-L-alanine--D-glutamate ligase, translating into MDLDISNQRVLVAGLGISGQSVAQALRGRVRSVVCVDERAPQADLHSFDLIDFDQVDLVMASPVFPPSSPFIVEALKRGIPVVSEVEIAWQLRVDSKRSGQPASWIGITGTNGKTSTTQMTAAMMTAAGFDAPAVGNIGKAVSQAALDPSHDALCVELSSFQLHFTYSLALECAAITNLAADHLDWHGGFEAYVADKAKIYQGVRKALVYNADDDRVAAIAQQAQPVEGCRKVGFTLGHPREGLIGISDGWIVDMSGMASGEVGQAERILPLSDLSGLSEPNGQVYPHLLADALCAFALALGAGASRQAACQAMKHFRPGDHRIETVAQLGQDSQAIRFVDDSKATNAHAAQASLSSYAPGSVVWIAGGLAKGARFDDLVRSQASQLAAAVVIGVDAEPILEALATQAPQVPVTRISAQPQDSLMRRAVEAASSYAQPGQVVLLAPACASMDQFTSYAERGALFTQEAQQWVSDHE; encoded by the coding sequence ATGGACTTAGACATCAGTAATCAGCGGGTGCTGGTTGCAGGCTTAGGCATTTCTGGTCAAAGCGTGGCCCAGGCTTTGCGCGGTCGGGTCCGGTCAGTGGTGTGTGTAGACGAGCGCGCGCCGCAGGCAGACCTGCACTCCTTTGACCTCATTGACTTCGACCAGGTTGACTTAGTGATGGCATCCCCGGTTTTCCCTCCCAGCTCGCCCTTTATAGTTGAGGCTCTCAAGCGCGGTATACCGGTGGTGAGTGAGGTGGAGATTGCTTGGCAGCTGCGCGTCGATTCCAAGCGTTCGGGGCAGCCTGCCTCTTGGATAGGTATTACTGGCACCAACGGTAAGACTTCGACTACGCAGATGACCGCGGCAATGATGACTGCTGCCGGTTTTGATGCTCCTGCAGTGGGCAATATTGGTAAGGCAGTGTCGCAGGCTGCGCTCGACCCCTCCCACGATGCCCTGTGTGTGGAGCTGAGCTCCTTCCAGTTGCACTTTACCTACTCGCTCGCCTTGGAATGTGCGGCGATTACCAACTTGGCTGCCGACCATTTGGATTGGCACGGGGGCTTTGAGGCTTATGTGGCTGACAAGGCCAAGATTTATCAGGGTGTGCGCAAGGCTTTGGTATACAACGCAGACGACGATCGTGTTGCCGCCATTGCCCAGCAAGCCCAGCCAGTTGAGGGCTGCCGCAAGGTCGGTTTCACCTTGGGGCATCCCCGAGAAGGGCTGATTGGTATTAGTGACGGTTGGATTGTTGATATGAGCGGGATGGCCTCTGGCGAAGTTGGGCAAGCTGAGCGCATCCTGCCCTTGAGCGATTTGAGCGGATTGAGCGAGCCTAACGGTCAGGTCTATCCGCACTTGCTGGCCGATGCCCTGTGCGCCTTCGCTCTGGCCTTGGGAGCGGGTGCTAGCCGCCAAGCCGCCTGCCAAGCGATGAAACATTTTAGACCCGGCGACCACCGTATTGAGACTGTTGCACAATTAGGTCAGGATAGCCAAGCTATCCGTTTCGTAGACGACTCAAAGGCCACCAATGCTCACGCGGCTCAGGCATCGCTCTCCAGCTATGCGCCGGGTAGTGTCGTGTGGATTGCAGGCGGGCTTGCAAAGGGCGCTCGCTTCGATGATTTAGTACGTTCCCAGGCCTCGCAGCTGGCTGCGGCAGTGGTTATTGGTGTCGACGCAGAGCCCATCTTGGAGGCACTAGCTACTCAGGCCCCGCAAGTGCCGGTGACCCGCATTAGTGCCCAGCCACAAGACAGCCTCATGCGGCGAGCGGTCGAAGCTGCTAGCTCCTATGCCCAGCCCGGCCAGGTGGTACTGTTGGCTCCAGCTTGCGCTTCTATGGATCAATTTACATCGTATGCTGAGCGCGGTGCCCTCTTTACTCAAGAGGCCCAGCAGTGGGTGAGCGATCATGAATAA
- a CDS encoding peptidoglycan glycosyltransferase FtsW: MNNTKPKTGRKTRSSSSKSSSASSSVVNGEKEKEQAVASSQAQAQLDSPAQKAAGSQTSYQGIRALLNPLWCYYGFITTVVALTVFGLMMVFSSSAVDMVAQGNSPWSQAIRQCMYCIVGFIVAGIAMHIPSHVYRRWSVAFLWFGLFMQVLTFTPLGRSAGGNSGWIFIGGFSLQPAEILKLALCVWLPGVLLDASDAIDKGEGMKAYIKPAAGFIAAFGLIMLGKDLGTDLIVVIIGLVAFFISGFPLKWFFSAATVGIAGIVGFFVLGSGNRMQRILAAYGECSGDDLQGVCYQSVHGLYAMASGGLTGVGLGNSREKWNYLPEAHNDFIFAVIGEEMGFVGAAIVVLAFIILGWCMLRIALTTPDHYARITLVSLASWIVGQALINISVVLGLLPVIGLPLPFVSAGGTALVLCLTAAGVAVQMMRTHPDVQAAIAGN, from the coding sequence ATGAATAACACTAAGCCCAAAACCGGGCGTAAGACGCGTTCCTCCTCATCCAAATCTTCCAGTGCTTCCTCTTCGGTGGTGAACGGGGAGAAGGAGAAAGAGCAGGCGGTCGCAAGCTCCCAGGCGCAGGCCCAGCTCGATTCGCCAGCACAGAAGGCTGCTGGTTCGCAAACTTCATACCAAGGCATTCGCGCTTTGCTCAACCCTCTATGGTGTTACTACGGCTTCATCACCACCGTCGTAGCCCTCACTGTCTTTGGTCTTATGATGGTGTTTTCCAGCTCTGCAGTAGACATGGTTGCCCAGGGTAATTCGCCCTGGAGCCAGGCCATTCGTCAGTGCATGTATTGCATCGTTGGCTTCATCGTGGCAGGTATAGCCATGCACATACCCTCGCACGTATACCGCCGTTGGAGCGTAGCTTTCCTCTGGTTTGGCCTCTTCATGCAGGTGCTCACCTTCACCCCACTGGGCCGCTCGGCAGGCGGTAATTCGGGCTGGATTTTCATCGGTGGCTTCTCCCTCCAGCCCGCGGAAATTCTTAAACTGGCCTTGTGCGTGTGGCTGCCGGGCGTCTTGCTAGATGCCAGCGATGCCATAGACAAGGGCGAAGGCATGAAGGCCTATATTAAGCCCGCTGCTGGCTTCATTGCGGCCTTTGGTCTCATTATGTTGGGCAAAGATTTGGGCACCGATTTGATTGTGGTCATTATCGGCTTGGTGGCCTTCTTCATCAGTGGCTTCCCGCTCAAATGGTTCTTCTCGGCTGCAACCGTAGGCATCGCTGGCATCGTTGGCTTCTTCGTGCTGGGGTCAGGAAACCGTATGCAGCGCATTCTGGCCGCGTATGGCGAGTGCTCGGGAGACGACTTGCAGGGCGTATGCTATCAGTCCGTCCACGGCTTGTATGCCATGGCTTCGGGCGGCTTAACTGGTGTGGGGCTTGGCAATTCGCGCGAAAAGTGGAACTACCTGCCCGAGGCCCACAACGACTTTATTTTCGCAGTCATCGGCGAAGAAATGGGCTTCGTGGGAGCCGCTATTGTAGTCTTAGCTTTCATCATACTGGGCTGGTGCATGCTTCGTATCGCTTTAACCACCCCAGACCACTACGCCCGCATCACACTGGTGAGCTTGGCCTCTTGGATTGTGGGCCAGGCGTTAATCAACATTAGCGTGGTTCTCGGCCTCCTGCCCGTTATCGGCCTGCCCCTGCCCTTCGTCTCGGCTGGCGGCACCGCTCTGGTCTTGTGTTTGACCGCAGCGGGTGTAGCGGTACAGATGATGCGCACCCATCCCGACGTTCAAGCAGCCATAGCCGGAAATTAA
- the murG gene encoding undecaprenyldiphospho-muramoylpentapeptide beta-N-acetylglucosaminyltransferase, with protein sequence MNSRADQVHVVLAGGGTAGHVNPLLAVAAAIQAQRPSAQVSVMGTAVGLEAQLVPQAGFELDTIEKLPFPRKPNMDALRFPGRWRQQMKRAQAIVKERQADVVVGFGGYAAAPAYLAAHRLGLPLAVHEQNAKAGMANKLGARWADYVGTVYENTGLKLASGAQIERVGLPLRPAIADLCQQFEQSRPQARQQAAAQLGLDPQQPVVLVTGGSLGALSLNRAVSGAAAALLAHAQVLHLTGRGKDEAVRAQVAQELGPATINDVDPAHAGEGDYHISAYLERIDLAFACADLIICRSGAGTVSELAALGLPAVYVPLPIGNGEQRFNAEPVVSAGGGLLVADEDLTTQWVSQQLPALLEDSARLEAMGQAAWQYGIRDAAQVMAERVLYLADQRAS encoded by the coding sequence ATGAATTCGAGAGCTGACCAGGTGCATGTAGTCCTTGCTGGGGGCGGTACTGCTGGTCATGTGAACCCTCTGCTCGCGGTGGCAGCAGCCATTCAAGCCCAGCGCCCCTCGGCCCAAGTTTCAGTGATGGGCACCGCAGTTGGTTTGGAAGCCCAGCTCGTGCCCCAAGCTGGTTTTGAACTCGACACTATTGAAAAACTGCCCTTCCCCCGCAAGCCCAATATGGACGCTCTGCGCTTTCCGGGTCGCTGGCGCCAACAGATGAAGCGCGCTCAGGCGATAGTTAAGGAGCGGCAGGCCGATGTGGTAGTCGGCTTTGGCGGGTATGCGGCGGCACCGGCTTACCTTGCGGCCCACCGTTTGGGCCTGCCCTTAGCCGTGCACGAGCAGAACGCTAAAGCTGGCATGGCCAACAAGCTCGGCGCTCGCTGGGCTGACTATGTGGGAACTGTTTACGAGAACACGGGGCTCAAGCTTGCCTCAGGGGCCCAGATTGAGCGAGTAGGTCTGCCCTTAAGGCCTGCGATTGCTGACTTGTGCCAGCAATTCGAGCAGTCGCGGCCCCAAGCCCGGCAGCAGGCGGCGGCCCAGCTCGGATTAGATCCACAGCAGCCGGTAGTTCTTGTGACCGGCGGTTCTTTGGGCGCGCTCAGCCTCAATCGAGCTGTATCAGGCGCGGCAGCAGCTCTGCTGGCTCACGCTCAGGTATTGCATTTGACTGGCCGGGGCAAAGATGAAGCGGTGCGCGCGCAGGTGGCTCAAGAGCTTGGCCCTGCTACTATCAACGATGTGGATCCGGCTCATGCTGGCGAGGGCGACTATCATATTAGCGCCTATTTAGAGCGTATTGATTTGGCTTTTGCCTGCGCCGATTTGATTATCTGCCGCTCCGGAGCTGGCACGGTATCGGAGCTCGCGGCCTTGGGCTTGCCGGCCGTTTATGTGCCCCTGCCCATTGGCAACGGCGAGCAGCGCTTCAATGCTGAGCCGGTAGTTTCGGCTGGGGGAGGCCTGCTGGTGGCCGATGAAGATTTGACCACCCAGTGGGTCAGCCAGCAGCTTCCGGCCCTGCTTGAAGACTCAGCTCGGCTAGAAGCTATGGGCCAGGCGGCATGGCAGTACGGCATTCGTGATGCCGCACAAGTCATGGCTGAACGGGTGCTGTATTTGGCAGATCAGCGCGCTTCTTGA